In Anomalospiza imberbis isolate Cuckoo-Finch-1a 21T00152 chromosome 10, ASM3175350v1, whole genome shotgun sequence, the following proteins share a genomic window:
- the MFF gene encoding mitochondrial fission factor isoform X2 — translation MSGAAFPSPAAEMAEMNRLQYEMEYTEGISQRMRVPEKLKVAPQNTDLDKGSQEGFPNASVTMQVPERIVVAGNSEDIPFSRPADLDILQSTPFKPLALKTPPRVISLSDRPLDFLDLEKPPQQTPQSEEVRSVGRLKRERSMSENATRQNGQLARNDSMWHRSDTVPRNKMPRFQSPLSTKDCTVTPSLQQARVCPPNMLPEDGINLYSARGILSFIQSSTRRAYQQVLDVLDENCRPMLRGGSAATTSSNPHHDNIRYGLSSFDTTLEGTPDDMTVVDAASLRRQIIKLNRRLQLLEEENKERAKREMIMYSITVAFWLLNSWLWFRR, via the exons ATGAGCGGGGCGGCGTTCCCGTCCCCGGCTGCCGAGATGGCCGAGATGAACCGGCTGCAGTACGAGATGGAATACACCGAGGGCATCAGCCAGCGCATGAGGGTCCCCGAGAAGCTCAAGGTGGCTCCTCAAAACACTGACCTGGACAAGGGCAGCCAGGAAGGATTTCCAAATGCCAGTGTAACTATGCAGGTTCCAGAGCGGATTGTAGTGGCAG GTAATAGTGAAGACATTCCATTTTCCAGACCAGCAGACCTTGACATTCTTCAGTCTACTCCATTCAAACCACTGGCATTGAAAACTCCTCCCCGTGTTATTTCTCTTAGTGATCGACCACTAGATTTTTTGGACCTAGAAAAACCTCCGCAGCAGACACCTCAAAGTGAAGAG GTGCGCTCGGTGGGAAGGCTGAAGAGAGAGCGTTCCATGAGCGAGAACGCCACGCGGCAGAACGGGCAGCTGGCCCGCAACGACTCCAT GTGGCACAGATCAGATACTGTCCCAAGAAATAAAATGCCACGGTTCCAGTCACCTCTTTCGACTAAGGACTGCAC TGTGACCCCATCACTGCAACAGGCTCGTGTCTGTCCTCCCAATATGTTACCTGAAGATGGAATTAATCTTTACTCAGCTCGTGGCATTTTGTCGTTTATCCAGTCTTCCACTCGTAGGGCTTACCAGCAGGTCTTGGATGTGCTGGATGAAAACTGCAG GCCAATGTTACGTGGTGGGTCAGCTGCTACCACTTCCTCTAACCCTCATCATGACAACATCAG ATACGGTCTCTCCAGCTTCGATACGACGCTCGAGGGAACACCAGATGACATGACAGTCGTAGATGCTGCCTCCTTGAGAAGACAG ATAATCAAACTGAACCGCCGTCTCCAGCTCCTGGAAGAAGAGAACAAAGAGCGTGCTAAGAGGGAAATGATCATGTATTCCATTACTGTAGCTTTCTGGCTACTCAACAGCTGGCTTTGGTTTCGGCGCTAG
- the MFF gene encoding mitochondrial fission factor isoform X1, which translates to MSGAAFPSPAAEMAEMNRLQYEMEYTEGISQRMRVPEKLKVAPQNTDLDKGSQEGFPNASVTMQVPERIVVAGNSEDIPFSRPADLDILQSTPFKPLALKTPPRVISLSDRPLDFLDLEKPPQQTPQSEEVRSVGRLKRERSMSENATRQNGQLARNDSMWHRSDTVPRNKMPRFQSPLSTKDCTVTPSLQQARVCPPNMLPEDGINLYSARGILSFIQSSTRRAYQQVLDVLDENCSLDKDNRPMLRGGSAATTSSNPHHDNIRYGLSSFDTTLEGTPDDMTVVDAASLRRQIIKLNRRLQLLEEENKERAKREMIMYSITVAFWLLNSWLWFRR; encoded by the exons ATGAGCGGGGCGGCGTTCCCGTCCCCGGCTGCCGAGATGGCCGAGATGAACCGGCTGCAGTACGAGATGGAATACACCGAGGGCATCAGCCAGCGCATGAGGGTCCCCGAGAAGCTCAAGGTGGCTCCTCAAAACACTGACCTGGACAAGGGCAGCCAGGAAGGATTTCCAAATGCCAGTGTAACTATGCAGGTTCCAGAGCGGATTGTAGTGGCAG GTAATAGTGAAGACATTCCATTTTCCAGACCAGCAGACCTTGACATTCTTCAGTCTACTCCATTCAAACCACTGGCATTGAAAACTCCTCCCCGTGTTATTTCTCTTAGTGATCGACCACTAGATTTTTTGGACCTAGAAAAACCTCCGCAGCAGACACCTCAAAGTGAAGAG GTGCGCTCGGTGGGAAGGCTGAAGAGAGAGCGTTCCATGAGCGAGAACGCCACGCGGCAGAACGGGCAGCTGGCCCGCAACGACTCCAT GTGGCACAGATCAGATACTGTCCCAAGAAATAAAATGCCACGGTTCCAGTCACCTCTTTCGACTAAGGACTGCAC TGTGACCCCATCACTGCAACAGGCTCGTGTCTGTCCTCCCAATATGTTACCTGAAGATGGAATTAATCTTTACTCAGCTCGTGGCATTTTGTCGTTTATCCAGTCTTCCACTCGTAGGGCTTACCAGCAGGTCTTGGATGTGCTGGATGAAAACTGCAG CTTGGACAAGGACAATAG GCCAATGTTACGTGGTGGGTCAGCTGCTACCACTTCCTCTAACCCTCATCATGACAACATCAG ATACGGTCTCTCCAGCTTCGATACGACGCTCGAGGGAACACCAGATGACATGACAGTCGTAGATGCTGCCTCCTTGAGAAGACAG ATAATCAAACTGAACCGCCGTCTCCAGCTCCTGGAAGAAGAGAACAAAGAGCGTGCTAAGAGGGAAATGATCATGTATTCCATTACTGTAGCTTTCTGGCTACTCAACAGCTGGCTTTGGTTTCGGCGCTAG
- the MFF gene encoding mitochondrial fission factor isoform X10, whose protein sequence is MSGAAFPSPAAEMAEMNRLQYEMEYTEGISQRMRVPEKLKVAPQNTDLDKGSQEGFPNASVTMQVPERIVVAGNSEDIPFSRPADLDILQSTPFKPLALKTPPRVISLSDRPLDFLDLEKPPQQTPQSEEVRSVGRLKRERSMSENATRQNGQLARNDSIYGLSSFDTTLEGTPDDMTVVDAASLRRQIIKLNRRLQLLEEENKERAKREMIMYSITVAFWLLNSWLWFRR, encoded by the exons ATGAGCGGGGCGGCGTTCCCGTCCCCGGCTGCCGAGATGGCCGAGATGAACCGGCTGCAGTACGAGATGGAATACACCGAGGGCATCAGCCAGCGCATGAGGGTCCCCGAGAAGCTCAAGGTGGCTCCTCAAAACACTGACCTGGACAAGGGCAGCCAGGAAGGATTTCCAAATGCCAGTGTAACTATGCAGGTTCCAGAGCGGATTGTAGTGGCAG GTAATAGTGAAGACATTCCATTTTCCAGACCAGCAGACCTTGACATTCTTCAGTCTACTCCATTCAAACCACTGGCATTGAAAACTCCTCCCCGTGTTATTTCTCTTAGTGATCGACCACTAGATTTTTTGGACCTAGAAAAACCTCCGCAGCAGACACCTCAAAGTGAAGAG GTGCGCTCGGTGGGAAGGCTGAAGAGAGAGCGTTCCATGAGCGAGAACGCCACGCGGCAGAACGGGCAGCTGGCCCGCAACGACTCCAT ATACGGTCTCTCCAGCTTCGATACGACGCTCGAGGGAACACCAGATGACATGACAGTCGTAGATGCTGCCTCCTTGAGAAGACAG ATAATCAAACTGAACCGCCGTCTCCAGCTCCTGGAAGAAGAGAACAAAGAGCGTGCTAAGAGGGAAATGATCATGTATTCCATTACTGTAGCTTTCTGGCTACTCAACAGCTGGCTTTGGTTTCGGCGCTAG
- the MFF gene encoding mitochondrial fission factor isoform X6 — translation MSGAAFPSPAAEMAEMNRLQYEMEYTEGISQRMRVPEKLKVAPQNTDLDKGSQEGFPNASVTMQVPERIVVAGNSEDIPFSRPADLDILQSTPFKPLALKTPPRVISLSDRPLDFLDLEKPPQQTPQSEEVRSVGRLKRERSMSENATRQNGQLARNDSIVTPSLQQARVCPPNMLPEDGINLYSARGILSFIQSSTRRAYQQVLDVLDENCRYGLSSFDTTLEGTPDDMTVVDAASLRRQIIKLNRRLQLLEEENKERAKREMIMYSITVAFWLLNSWLWFRR, via the exons ATGAGCGGGGCGGCGTTCCCGTCCCCGGCTGCCGAGATGGCCGAGATGAACCGGCTGCAGTACGAGATGGAATACACCGAGGGCATCAGCCAGCGCATGAGGGTCCCCGAGAAGCTCAAGGTGGCTCCTCAAAACACTGACCTGGACAAGGGCAGCCAGGAAGGATTTCCAAATGCCAGTGTAACTATGCAGGTTCCAGAGCGGATTGTAGTGGCAG GTAATAGTGAAGACATTCCATTTTCCAGACCAGCAGACCTTGACATTCTTCAGTCTACTCCATTCAAACCACTGGCATTGAAAACTCCTCCCCGTGTTATTTCTCTTAGTGATCGACCACTAGATTTTTTGGACCTAGAAAAACCTCCGCAGCAGACACCTCAAAGTGAAGAG GTGCGCTCGGTGGGAAGGCTGAAGAGAGAGCGTTCCATGAGCGAGAACGCCACGCGGCAGAACGGGCAGCTGGCCCGCAACGACTCCAT TGTGACCCCATCACTGCAACAGGCTCGTGTCTGTCCTCCCAATATGTTACCTGAAGATGGAATTAATCTTTACTCAGCTCGTGGCATTTTGTCGTTTATCCAGTCTTCCACTCGTAGGGCTTACCAGCAGGTCTTGGATGTGCTGGATGAAAACTGCAG ATACGGTCTCTCCAGCTTCGATACGACGCTCGAGGGAACACCAGATGACATGACAGTCGTAGATGCTGCCTCCTTGAGAAGACAG ATAATCAAACTGAACCGCCGTCTCCAGCTCCTGGAAGAAGAGAACAAAGAGCGTGCTAAGAGGGAAATGATCATGTATTCCATTACTGTAGCTTTCTGGCTACTCAACAGCTGGCTTTGGTTTCGGCGCTAG
- the MFF gene encoding mitochondrial fission factor isoform X5 produces the protein MSGAAFPSPAAEMAEMNRLQYEMEYTEGISQRMRVPEKLKVAPQNTDLDKGSQEGFPNASVTMQVPERIVVAGNSEDIPFSRPADLDILQSTPFKPLALKTPPRVISLSDRPLDFLDLEKPPQQTPQSEEVRSVGRLKRERSMSENATRQNGQLARNDSIVTPSLQQARVCPPNMLPEDGINLYSARGILSFIQSSTRRAYQQVLDVLDENCRPMLRGGSAATTSSNPHHDNIRYGLSSFDTTLEGTPDDMTVVDAASLRRQIIKLNRRLQLLEEENKERAKREMIMYSITVAFWLLNSWLWFRR, from the exons ATGAGCGGGGCGGCGTTCCCGTCCCCGGCTGCCGAGATGGCCGAGATGAACCGGCTGCAGTACGAGATGGAATACACCGAGGGCATCAGCCAGCGCATGAGGGTCCCCGAGAAGCTCAAGGTGGCTCCTCAAAACACTGACCTGGACAAGGGCAGCCAGGAAGGATTTCCAAATGCCAGTGTAACTATGCAGGTTCCAGAGCGGATTGTAGTGGCAG GTAATAGTGAAGACATTCCATTTTCCAGACCAGCAGACCTTGACATTCTTCAGTCTACTCCATTCAAACCACTGGCATTGAAAACTCCTCCCCGTGTTATTTCTCTTAGTGATCGACCACTAGATTTTTTGGACCTAGAAAAACCTCCGCAGCAGACACCTCAAAGTGAAGAG GTGCGCTCGGTGGGAAGGCTGAAGAGAGAGCGTTCCATGAGCGAGAACGCCACGCGGCAGAACGGGCAGCTGGCCCGCAACGACTCCAT TGTGACCCCATCACTGCAACAGGCTCGTGTCTGTCCTCCCAATATGTTACCTGAAGATGGAATTAATCTTTACTCAGCTCGTGGCATTTTGTCGTTTATCCAGTCTTCCACTCGTAGGGCTTACCAGCAGGTCTTGGATGTGCTGGATGAAAACTGCAG GCCAATGTTACGTGGTGGGTCAGCTGCTACCACTTCCTCTAACCCTCATCATGACAACATCAG ATACGGTCTCTCCAGCTTCGATACGACGCTCGAGGGAACACCAGATGACATGACAGTCGTAGATGCTGCCTCCTTGAGAAGACAG ATAATCAAACTGAACCGCCGTCTCCAGCTCCTGGAAGAAGAGAACAAAGAGCGTGCTAAGAGGGAAATGATCATGTATTCCATTACTGTAGCTTTCTGGCTACTCAACAGCTGGCTTTGGTTTCGGCGCTAG
- the MFF gene encoding mitochondrial fission factor isoform X3, with product MSGAAFPSPAAEMAEMNRLQYEMEYTEGISQRMRVPEKLKVAPQNTDLDKGSQEGFPNASVTMQVPERIVVAGNSEDIPFSRPADLDILQSTPFKPLALKTPPRVISLSDRPLDFLDLEKPPQQTPQSEEVRSVGRLKRERSMSENATRQNGQLARNDSIVTPSLQQARVCPPNMLPEDGINLYSARGILSFIQSSTRRAYQQVLDVLDENCSLDKDNRPMLRGGSAATTSSNPHHDNIRYGLSSFDTTLEGTPDDMTVVDAASLRRQIIKLNRRLQLLEEENKERAKREMIMYSITVAFWLLNSWLWFRR from the exons ATGAGCGGGGCGGCGTTCCCGTCCCCGGCTGCCGAGATGGCCGAGATGAACCGGCTGCAGTACGAGATGGAATACACCGAGGGCATCAGCCAGCGCATGAGGGTCCCCGAGAAGCTCAAGGTGGCTCCTCAAAACACTGACCTGGACAAGGGCAGCCAGGAAGGATTTCCAAATGCCAGTGTAACTATGCAGGTTCCAGAGCGGATTGTAGTGGCAG GTAATAGTGAAGACATTCCATTTTCCAGACCAGCAGACCTTGACATTCTTCAGTCTACTCCATTCAAACCACTGGCATTGAAAACTCCTCCCCGTGTTATTTCTCTTAGTGATCGACCACTAGATTTTTTGGACCTAGAAAAACCTCCGCAGCAGACACCTCAAAGTGAAGAG GTGCGCTCGGTGGGAAGGCTGAAGAGAGAGCGTTCCATGAGCGAGAACGCCACGCGGCAGAACGGGCAGCTGGCCCGCAACGACTCCAT TGTGACCCCATCACTGCAACAGGCTCGTGTCTGTCCTCCCAATATGTTACCTGAAGATGGAATTAATCTTTACTCAGCTCGTGGCATTTTGTCGTTTATCCAGTCTTCCACTCGTAGGGCTTACCAGCAGGTCTTGGATGTGCTGGATGAAAACTGCAG CTTGGACAAGGACAATAG GCCAATGTTACGTGGTGGGTCAGCTGCTACCACTTCCTCTAACCCTCATCATGACAACATCAG ATACGGTCTCTCCAGCTTCGATACGACGCTCGAGGGAACACCAGATGACATGACAGTCGTAGATGCTGCCTCCTTGAGAAGACAG ATAATCAAACTGAACCGCCGTCTCCAGCTCCTGGAAGAAGAGAACAAAGAGCGTGCTAAGAGGGAAATGATCATGTATTCCATTACTGTAGCTTTCTGGCTACTCAACAGCTGGCTTTGGTTTCGGCGCTAG
- the MFF gene encoding mitochondrial fission factor isoform X9, producing MSGAAFPSPAAEMAEMNRLQYEMEYTEGISQRMRVPEKLKVAPQNTDLDKGSQEGFPNASVTMQVPERIVVAGNSEDIPFSRPADLDILQSTPFKPLALKTPPRVISLSDRPLDFLDLEKPPQQTPQSEEVRSVGRLKRERSMSENATRQNGQLARNDSMPMLRGGSAATTSSNPHHDNIRYGLSSFDTTLEGTPDDMTVVDAASLRRQIIKLNRRLQLLEEENKERAKREMIMYSITVAFWLLNSWLWFRR from the exons ATGAGCGGGGCGGCGTTCCCGTCCCCGGCTGCCGAGATGGCCGAGATGAACCGGCTGCAGTACGAGATGGAATACACCGAGGGCATCAGCCAGCGCATGAGGGTCCCCGAGAAGCTCAAGGTGGCTCCTCAAAACACTGACCTGGACAAGGGCAGCCAGGAAGGATTTCCAAATGCCAGTGTAACTATGCAGGTTCCAGAGCGGATTGTAGTGGCAG GTAATAGTGAAGACATTCCATTTTCCAGACCAGCAGACCTTGACATTCTTCAGTCTACTCCATTCAAACCACTGGCATTGAAAACTCCTCCCCGTGTTATTTCTCTTAGTGATCGACCACTAGATTTTTTGGACCTAGAAAAACCTCCGCAGCAGACACCTCAAAGTGAAGAG GTGCGCTCGGTGGGAAGGCTGAAGAGAGAGCGTTCCATGAGCGAGAACGCCACGCGGCAGAACGGGCAGCTGGCCCGCAACGACTCCAT GCCAATGTTACGTGGTGGGTCAGCTGCTACCACTTCCTCTAACCCTCATCATGACAACATCAG ATACGGTCTCTCCAGCTTCGATACGACGCTCGAGGGAACACCAGATGACATGACAGTCGTAGATGCTGCCTCCTTGAGAAGACAG ATAATCAAACTGAACCGCCGTCTCCAGCTCCTGGAAGAAGAGAACAAAGAGCGTGCTAAGAGGGAAATGATCATGTATTCCATTACTGTAGCTTTCTGGCTACTCAACAGCTGGCTTTGGTTTCGGCGCTAG
- the MFF gene encoding mitochondrial fission factor isoform X8 produces MSGAAFPSPAAEMAEMNRLQYEMEYTEGISQRMRVPEKLKVAPQNTDLDKGSQEGFPNASVTMQVPERIVVAGNSEDIPFSRPADLDILQSTPFKPLALKTPPRVISLSDRPLDFLDLEKPPQQTPQSEEVRSVGRLKRERSMSENATRQNGQLARNDSMWHRSDTVPRNKMPRFQSPLSTKDCTYGLSSFDTTLEGTPDDMTVVDAASLRRQIIKLNRRLQLLEEENKERAKREMIMYSITVAFWLLNSWLWFRR; encoded by the exons ATGAGCGGGGCGGCGTTCCCGTCCCCGGCTGCCGAGATGGCCGAGATGAACCGGCTGCAGTACGAGATGGAATACACCGAGGGCATCAGCCAGCGCATGAGGGTCCCCGAGAAGCTCAAGGTGGCTCCTCAAAACACTGACCTGGACAAGGGCAGCCAGGAAGGATTTCCAAATGCCAGTGTAACTATGCAGGTTCCAGAGCGGATTGTAGTGGCAG GTAATAGTGAAGACATTCCATTTTCCAGACCAGCAGACCTTGACATTCTTCAGTCTACTCCATTCAAACCACTGGCATTGAAAACTCCTCCCCGTGTTATTTCTCTTAGTGATCGACCACTAGATTTTTTGGACCTAGAAAAACCTCCGCAGCAGACACCTCAAAGTGAAGAG GTGCGCTCGGTGGGAAGGCTGAAGAGAGAGCGTTCCATGAGCGAGAACGCCACGCGGCAGAACGGGCAGCTGGCCCGCAACGACTCCAT GTGGCACAGATCAGATACTGTCCCAAGAAATAAAATGCCACGGTTCCAGTCACCTCTTTCGACTAAGGACTGCAC ATACGGTCTCTCCAGCTTCGATACGACGCTCGAGGGAACACCAGATGACATGACAGTCGTAGATGCTGCCTCCTTGAGAAGACAG ATAATCAAACTGAACCGCCGTCTCCAGCTCCTGGAAGAAGAGAACAAAGAGCGTGCTAAGAGGGAAATGATCATGTATTCCATTACTGTAGCTTTCTGGCTACTCAACAGCTGGCTTTGGTTTCGGCGCTAG
- the MFF gene encoding mitochondrial fission factor isoform X7, with protein sequence MSGAAFPSPAAEMAEMNRLQYEMEYTEGISQRMRVPEKLKVAPQNTDLDKGSQEGFPNASVTMQVPERIVVAGNSEDIPFSRPADLDILQSTPFKPLALKTPPRVISLSDRPLDFLDLEKPPQQTPQSEEVRSVGRLKRERSMSENATRQNGQLARNDSMWHRSDTVPRNKMPRFQSPLSTKDCTPMLRGGSAATTSSNPHHDNIRYGLSSFDTTLEGTPDDMTVVDAASLRRQIIKLNRRLQLLEEENKERAKREMIMYSITVAFWLLNSWLWFRR encoded by the exons ATGAGCGGGGCGGCGTTCCCGTCCCCGGCTGCCGAGATGGCCGAGATGAACCGGCTGCAGTACGAGATGGAATACACCGAGGGCATCAGCCAGCGCATGAGGGTCCCCGAGAAGCTCAAGGTGGCTCCTCAAAACACTGACCTGGACAAGGGCAGCCAGGAAGGATTTCCAAATGCCAGTGTAACTATGCAGGTTCCAGAGCGGATTGTAGTGGCAG GTAATAGTGAAGACATTCCATTTTCCAGACCAGCAGACCTTGACATTCTTCAGTCTACTCCATTCAAACCACTGGCATTGAAAACTCCTCCCCGTGTTATTTCTCTTAGTGATCGACCACTAGATTTTTTGGACCTAGAAAAACCTCCGCAGCAGACACCTCAAAGTGAAGAG GTGCGCTCGGTGGGAAGGCTGAAGAGAGAGCGTTCCATGAGCGAGAACGCCACGCGGCAGAACGGGCAGCTGGCCCGCAACGACTCCAT GTGGCACAGATCAGATACTGTCCCAAGAAATAAAATGCCACGGTTCCAGTCACCTCTTTCGACTAAGGACTGCAC GCCAATGTTACGTGGTGGGTCAGCTGCTACCACTTCCTCTAACCCTCATCATGACAACATCAG ATACGGTCTCTCCAGCTTCGATACGACGCTCGAGGGAACACCAGATGACATGACAGTCGTAGATGCTGCCTCCTTGAGAAGACAG ATAATCAAACTGAACCGCCGTCTCCAGCTCCTGGAAGAAGAGAACAAAGAGCGTGCTAAGAGGGAAATGATCATGTATTCCATTACTGTAGCTTTCTGGCTACTCAACAGCTGGCTTTGGTTTCGGCGCTAG
- the MFF gene encoding mitochondrial fission factor isoform X4, giving the protein MSGAAFPSPAAEMAEMNRLQYEMEYTEGISQRMRVPEKLKVAPQNTDLDKGSQEGFPNASVTMQVPERIVVAGNSEDIPFSRPADLDILQSTPFKPLALKTPPRVISLSDRPLDFLDLEKPPQQTPQSEEVRSVGRLKRERSMSENATRQNGQLARNDSMWHRSDTVPRNKMPRFQSPLSTKDCTVTPSLQQARVCPPNMLPEDGINLYSARGILSFIQSSTRRAYQQVLDVLDENCRYGLSSFDTTLEGTPDDMTVVDAASLRRQIIKLNRRLQLLEEENKERAKREMIMYSITVAFWLLNSWLWFRR; this is encoded by the exons ATGAGCGGGGCGGCGTTCCCGTCCCCGGCTGCCGAGATGGCCGAGATGAACCGGCTGCAGTACGAGATGGAATACACCGAGGGCATCAGCCAGCGCATGAGGGTCCCCGAGAAGCTCAAGGTGGCTCCTCAAAACACTGACCTGGACAAGGGCAGCCAGGAAGGATTTCCAAATGCCAGTGTAACTATGCAGGTTCCAGAGCGGATTGTAGTGGCAG GTAATAGTGAAGACATTCCATTTTCCAGACCAGCAGACCTTGACATTCTTCAGTCTACTCCATTCAAACCACTGGCATTGAAAACTCCTCCCCGTGTTATTTCTCTTAGTGATCGACCACTAGATTTTTTGGACCTAGAAAAACCTCCGCAGCAGACACCTCAAAGTGAAGAG GTGCGCTCGGTGGGAAGGCTGAAGAGAGAGCGTTCCATGAGCGAGAACGCCACGCGGCAGAACGGGCAGCTGGCCCGCAACGACTCCAT GTGGCACAGATCAGATACTGTCCCAAGAAATAAAATGCCACGGTTCCAGTCACCTCTTTCGACTAAGGACTGCAC TGTGACCCCATCACTGCAACAGGCTCGTGTCTGTCCTCCCAATATGTTACCTGAAGATGGAATTAATCTTTACTCAGCTCGTGGCATTTTGTCGTTTATCCAGTCTTCCACTCGTAGGGCTTACCAGCAGGTCTTGGATGTGCTGGATGAAAACTGCAG ATACGGTCTCTCCAGCTTCGATACGACGCTCGAGGGAACACCAGATGACATGACAGTCGTAGATGCTGCCTCCTTGAGAAGACAG ATAATCAAACTGAACCGCCGTCTCCAGCTCCTGGAAGAAGAGAACAAAGAGCGTGCTAAGAGGGAAATGATCATGTATTCCATTACTGTAGCTTTCTGGCTACTCAACAGCTGGCTTTGGTTTCGGCGCTAG